A single window of Phycisphaeraceae bacterium DNA harbors:
- a CDS encoding nucleotidyltransferase domain-containing protein: MIAQVVTEKLAETRAACERHRVRNLWLFGSAATGEFDPATSDLDFLVEFEAGVKRGFDGEYFGLMRALETIFAGRRVEVVEVGASENPYFLAEVERQKRALYAAEAHIDDYYLQRGVLH, encoded by the coding sequence ATGATCGCGCAGGTTGTCACCGAGAAGCTGGCGGAGACCCGGGCCGCGTGCGAGAGGCACCGGGTACGGAACCTGTGGCTGTTCGGCTCGGCGGCCACGGGCGAGTTCGACCCGGCGACGAGCGATCTGGACTTTCTGGTGGAGTTCGAGGCGGGCGTGAAGCGGGGCTTCGACGGCGAGTACTTCGGGCTCATGCGCGCGCTGGAGACGATCTTCGCCGGGCGGCGCGTCGAGGTGGTCGAGGTGGGTGCGAGCGAGAACCCGTACTTCCTAGCCGAGGTTGAGAGGCAGAAGAGGGCGCTGTATGCTGCGGAGGCTCACATAGACGACTATTATCTACAGCGAGGGGTATTACATTGA
- a CDS encoding PGPGW domain-containing protein: MTDPQAPSHPSTQTRPGQLRPARVARKVVVLSVGIVILAVGAAISPLPGPGFTILGPLGLAILATEFAWAKRLLKNFDDRTAFLDKPWLASPWTVALLIPLIAGFWIAAYLVAKANPEHASTTWMLSGLLFLPISGLATVIALTARRRWLARKNA; encoded by the coding sequence GTGACCGATCCACAGGCCCCCAGCCACCCCTCAACCCAAACACGACCCGGACAACTCCGCCCCGCCCGGGTCGCGCGCAAGGTCGTCGTCCTGAGCGTCGGGATCGTCATCCTCGCCGTGGGCGCCGCCATCTCCCCCCTTCCGGGACCGGGCTTTACGATCCTCGGCCCCCTCGGGCTCGCGATCCTCGCCACCGAGTTCGCCTGGGCGAAACGCCTCCTCAAAAACTTCGACGACCGCACCGCCTTCCTCGACAAGCCCTGGCTCGCCTCCCCCTGGACGGTCGCCCTCCTCATCCCCCTCATCGCCGGGTTCTGGATCGCCGCCTACCTCGTCGCCAAGGCCAACCCCGAGCACGCCAGCACCACCTGGATGCTGTCGGGCCTCCTCTTCCTCCCCATCTCCGGCCTCGCGACCGTCATCGCCCTGACCGCCAGACGCCGCTGGCTCGCGCGAAAGAACGCGTGA
- a CDS encoding RNA-binding protein — translation MRLYVGNLPYSTGDDELRQLFEQYGEVNSASVLMDRETGRSRGFGFVEMPDENAQEAMTNLNGHNMGGRPLVVNEARERAPGGGGGGGRGGFGGGGGGGRGGFGGGGGGGGGGPRRGGHRGW, via the coding sequence ATGCGCCTGTATGTGGGGAACCTCCCCTATTCGACCGGTGATGATGAGTTGCGTCAGTTGTTCGAGCAGTACGGAGAGGTCAACTCAGCCTCCGTGCTCATGGATCGCGAGACGGGGCGTTCGCGAGGCTTCGGCTTCGTCGAGATGCCCGACGAGAACGCGCAGGAAGCCATGACCAACCTCAACGGCCACAACATGGGCGGGCGTCCGCTCGTGGTCAACGAGGCCCGTGAGCGCGCTCCCGGTGGCGGCGGCGGCGGTGGCCGTGGCGGCTTCGGTGGCGGCGGCGGCGGCGGTCGCGGCGGCTTCGGTGGTGGGGGCGGCGGGGGCGGCGGTGGGCCGCGCCGTGGCGGTCACCGCGGCTGGTGA
- a CDS encoding TerC family protein: MDILCNPFALVGGFDQHPSLLWAYAGFLALIAVFLALDLGVFHRHAHVVSFKEAAVWTTVWITCALLFNVGVYFLYTHHVFDLGLDVPVLGRPGVTETLDGARAAKLFFTGYVIEKSLSLDNVFVIAVVFASLGIPREYQHRVLFWGILGAIVFRAIMIFVGAALVARFAWISYLFGAILIGTAIKMALVRSDAHDPSTSVVVRLFKKFFPLSDRVDGQRFFTHENGKRFATPLLLALVLVEFTDVLFAIDSIPAIFAITADPFLVLTSNIFAILGLRALYFCLAAAITSFRYLKPALVVVLLFVGVKMMLVHTAWKIPTDVSLGVILGTLAVGVAASLLLRRDEKTGDVGVGDVEDMLK, translated from the coding sequence GTGGACATCCTCTGCAACCCGTTCGCCCTCGTCGGCGGCTTCGACCAGCACCCCTCGCTGCTCTGGGCCTACGCCGGCTTCCTCGCGCTCATCGCCGTCTTCCTCGCCCTCGACCTGGGCGTCTTCCACCGGCACGCCCATGTCGTCTCCTTCAAAGAGGCCGCGGTCTGGACCACCGTCTGGATCACCTGCGCGCTGCTCTTCAATGTCGGCGTCTACTTCCTCTACACCCACCATGTCTTCGACCTGGGGCTCGATGTCCCCGTGCTCGGCAGGCCCGGCGTCACCGAGACGCTCGACGGCGCCCGGGCCGCCAAACTCTTCTTCACCGGCTATGTCATCGAGAAATCGCTCTCGCTCGACAATGTGTTCGTCATCGCCGTCGTCTTCGCGTCGCTGGGCATCCCGCGCGAATACCAGCACCGCGTGCTGTTCTGGGGCATCCTCGGCGCGATCGTCTTCCGCGCGATCATGATCTTCGTGGGCGCCGCCCTCGTCGCGCGCTTCGCGTGGATCTCCTACCTCTTCGGCGCGATCCTCATCGGCACCGCCATCAAGATGGCCCTCGTCCGGTCAGACGCGCACGACCCCTCCACCAGCGTCGTCGTCCGGCTCTTCAAGAAGTTCTTCCCCCTCTCCGACCGCGTCGACGGCCAGCGCTTCTTCACCCACGAAAACGGCAAGCGCTTCGCCACCCCCCTGCTCCTCGCCCTCGTCCTCGTCGAGTTCACCGATGTGCTCTTCGCGATCGACTCGATCCCCGCGATCTTCGCGATCACCGCCGACCCGTTCCTCGTCCTCACCAGCAACATCTTCGCGATCCTGGGCCTCCGCGCCCTCTACTTCTGCCTGGCCGCGGCCATCACCTCGTTCCGCTACCTCAAGCCCGCCCTCGTGGTCGTGCTCCTCTTCGTGGGCGTCAAGATGATGCTGGTCCACACCGCATGGAAGATCCCCACCGATGTCTCGCTGGGCGTGATCCTGGGCACCCTGGCCGTCGGGGTGGCGGCGTCGCTGCTGCTGCGGAGAGACGAGAAGACGGGGGATGTGGGGGTGGGGGATGTGGAGGACATGCTAAAATAA
- a CDS encoding methylmalonyl-CoA mutase, producing the protein MTTAMPHGSASTRFAGPGLDNLDPHAVTISGLVLDPVYGPPALGGDGLPESLKHSERDIGAPGQFPYTRGLFPQGYRTRLWTMRQFAGFGSADDTNARFKYILRQGAGTKANTGLSTAFDLPTLMGRDSDDALSAGEVGKCGVAIDTIEDMHRLYADIPIDQVTVSQTINGPAAVIWAMYLAMAKQRGISWDTLGGTLQNDILKEFHAQNEFIYPPEASVKLVVDTIEFQCRQVPRWNSVSISGYHIREAGSTAAQELAFTLRDGMEYVEACMKRGMDVDEFAPRLSYFFNSHNEFFEEICKLRAARRIWARMMRDRYGAKNERSWFMRTHVQTAGCSLTEQQPLNNIVRVAYQAMAGVLGGCQSLHTDSMDETLGLPTEQAVTVALRTQQILAHETGVTRVVDPLGGSWFVEALTDKIEEEALAFIDEIDRMGGGAWPRGYGGVVEGINKGYFRRQIAEASYRFSEEVEAGDRIIVGVNAYADSSEDRPIDILTISDEVETEQVKRLAAFKAKRNGAEVERALEGIRQAARKDENTMPALVAGAEANCTLGEMVQALADVYGRYTGGPEW; encoded by the coding sequence ATGACCACCGCTATGCCCCACGGTTCCGCTTCGACCCGTTTCGCCGGCCCCGGGCTCGACAACCTCGATCCCCACGCCGTCACGATCTCCGGGCTCGTGCTTGATCCCGTCTACGGGCCGCCCGCCCTCGGGGGCGACGGCCTGCCCGAATCGCTCAAGCACAGCGAGCGCGACATCGGCGCGCCCGGGCAGTTCCCCTACACGCGAGGGCTCTTCCCCCAGGGCTACCGCACGCGTCTGTGGACGATGCGCCAGTTCGCCGGCTTCGGCTCCGCCGACGACACCAACGCGCGCTTCAAGTACATCCTCCGCCAGGGCGCCGGCACCAAGGCCAACACCGGCCTCTCGACGGCCTTCGACCTGCCCACCCTCATGGGGCGCGACAGCGACGACGCCCTCAGCGCCGGCGAGGTCGGCAAGTGCGGCGTCGCGATCGACACCATCGAGGACATGCACCGCCTCTACGCCGACATCCCCATCGATCAGGTCACCGTCAGCCAGACCATCAACGGCCCCGCCGCCGTCATCTGGGCGATGTACCTCGCGATGGCCAAGCAGCGAGGCATCTCGTGGGACACGCTGGGCGGCACCCTGCAGAACGACATCCTGAAAGAGTTCCACGCCCAGAACGAGTTCATCTATCCCCCCGAGGCGAGCGTGAAACTCGTCGTCGACACGATCGAGTTCCAGTGCCGCCAGGTGCCGCGCTGGAACAGCGTGTCGATCAGCGGCTACCACATCCGCGAGGCGGGCAGCACCGCGGCCCAGGAGCTGGCCTTCACGCTGCGCGACGGCATGGAGTATGTCGAGGCCTGCATGAAGCGCGGGATGGATGTCGACGAGTTCGCGCCGCGCCTCTCCTACTTCTTCAACAGCCACAACGAGTTCTTCGAAGAGATCTGCAAACTCCGCGCCGCGCGGCGCATCTGGGCCCGCATGATGCGCGACCGCTACGGCGCCAAGAACGAGCGCTCGTGGTTCATGCGCACCCATGTCCAGACCGCCGGCTGCTCGCTCACCGAGCAGCAGCCCCTCAACAACATCGTGCGCGTCGCCTATCAGGCGATGGCCGGCGTGCTGGGCGGGTGCCAGTCGCTCCACACCGACTCGATGGACGAGACGCTGGGCCTGCCCACCGAGCAGGCGGTGACGGTCGCGCTGCGCACGCAGCAGATCCTCGCCCACGAGACCGGCGTCACGCGCGTCGTCGACCCGCTGGGCGGCTCGTGGTTCGTCGAGGCCCTCACCGACAAGATCGAGGAAGAGGCCCTCGCCTTCATCGACGAGATCGATCGCATGGGCGGCGGCGCCTGGCCCAGGGGCTACGGCGGCGTCGTCGAGGGCATCAACAAGGGCTACTTCCGTCGCCAGATCGCCGAGGCGTCGTACCGCTTCAGCGAAGAGGTCGAAGCGGGCGATCGCATCATCGTGGGCGTCAACGCCTACGCCGATTCGAGCGAGGACCGGCCCATCGACATCCTCACCATCTCCGACGAGGTCGAGACCGAGCAGGTCAAGCGCCTCGCGGCGTTCAAGGCCAAGCGCAACGGGGCCGAGGTCGAGCGCGCCCTCGAGGGCATTCGCCAGGCCGCGCGCAAGGACGAGAACACGATGCCGGCGCTGGTCGCCGGCGCCGAGGCGAACTGCACGCTGGGCGAGATGGTGCAGGCGCTGGCGGATGTGTATGGGCGGTACACGGGCGGGCCTGAATGGTGA